CGAGCCCGGAAAGTCTGACCCGAAAGGGCTGTAACAGTGACCAAGTCATCTTTTGTCTTGCCCTGGAGGATGGATTTCACGGGTGTTGAAAAGCTGTAATCGGCTCCCCGAGCTCTCGCATCTTCGAACATCCTCTTAGCCAGTTCCGTCTGTCCGGAACGGAGCTTATATCTCAGCCATACGTCAGTAAAATTGTCCGAGCTGTGCATCAATAAAGCGTGAGATCTGATCATATCCCAAAGGCTAGAGTTCTTCATGTCGCCCCCGGAAATatgcaagagaagagatacgAGGAGACCTTGTTCCTCGGCAGTGAGCAGATGCTGAATCTGTTCAAAACGGTCCTGACATGACAGCTGATCCCATTTCTCTACTGTCTTTCGGCCCACAATGACATTGTTTAGTTGAGCATGGGGAAGTGGACAAAGCGTGCGACCATACTGTCCGTCGACATTAACAAATATATCCCAGGCCTTGGCTTGCATAGCGCCAGCTTCTTCGTGGCTCAACTTTCGAGGCTTTGCACCTGCGAAAATAGTTGTGTTTAGTATCATCCCGGCGATGGAACACAATTGAGCGATTATCCATACCCGGAACATCCATTGTGTAATAGCCCTTGTGCATATCCGGGCTTCCTGTGGTAATGAGGTCGCGATCCATGCCATACCTCACCATTTCGCGGAAAAGATAGCCCATATGGTGCGTGACCCATGTGCCGCCCATCTCATAGAGAAAGCCTGCTCATTGTTCAGCGaatgttaattttattatttgtGGCAAATTCACCATCCTTGTTGACAGTGTATGTTCGACCTCCGATGCGGTCACGagcctccagcagcaaaacaCTTCGACCTATTGCAGAgcagaacaagaaaataataattagcaacAGGTATAGCGATACTTCTCATAGCACAGCGACAGACGTACCCGACAACGCCAAGTCTCGCGCCGCTGCGAGGCCAGCGTAGCCTGCACCAATCACAACAGCATCGTACACTTTATCTCTGATACTCGGTGACTGAGGAGGCCTGACAACAGCGTCAGTTTCAAGGCCCGATACAACCCCCGTGGTTTGTTCCCAAGAGTAACCGTCTACAGTTTTCCCAGTCATTGTGAGGTCAGTTTGATGGTGTAAGTACTAGCATGAACACTTCTCCTTAGGGTTAAGGTGCAGGTCAAGCAGCTTGCCCAAGGGAGCTGTTGTGGGCGGCCCAAGTGGTTTTAGCACTCATAAGCGCCATGGCTCACCAAGAGGAAGTCGTGCCGCCtccttggagctgctggagaattCCGAATCTAGTAATTGTGAAAGTTTTACTTAATTTGGTAATTTCCATCTCAGGCAAGAGGGGTGCGCAGTCCGCATTTTACCAATAGTGGCGTGGAGCGTGGGAATTGGAGAGCACCACTACAGCCACAGCACCATTGCCGATAAGATAAAATGGCCACTTAATGACGTTTGTTGGGGGTATAGAAAACACACGAATTCAAGCATATGCACTTTGCATTAGACGGCAGATTCTCATCGCATCATGAGGGATTTCAAGGGACTCGATCTTTCTGGCAAGGTTGCAATTGTCACTGGCGCATCAAGGTAAGACAAGACACGAGCAAACAGGACAAGACAAAGGCAATATTCTAACGTTGTGTGCGCTATCCTGGCGACAGGGGGCTTGGAGCTGGCATTGCAACTCTGCTGGGTCGACGCGGTGCCAATGTCGTCGTGAACTACGTATCACCGGGGAGCAAAGAACGGGCCGAAAAGGTCGCATCTGAGATCGAAGCAAACGGCACCAAGGCCATCGTGTGTCAGGCGGATATGAGTAAACTGGACCAAATCCCAAGAATCGTCGACGCTGCGTTAAAAATTAGCCCGAGCGGGAAGATTGACATTCTTATCCATAAGTATGTGAAGTATCCAGTTTGTGTACGATTGTCTCGTACCTATCTATATACTAGGCGGCAACTAACACGTACCCCTCCTTTACGAAGTGCTGCGCAAGGAAGCGAAGCCAACTTGGTAGACACGACCGAAGAATTCTACACTCGCCATTTCGACGCCAATGTCAAGGGTCCTATCTTCTTAACCAAAGCGGTGGAACCTCACATCGCAAGAGGTGGCCGCATCGTCTTCATTTCGTCCGCCGGTGCCCGTCTAGGAGTCGCGGGCCAGACCGTGTACGCCGCAACGAAGGCTGCGAACGAGGCGCTCGCGCGAGTATGGGCAAAGGAATTGGGTCAGTCTCACGGAATCACAGTCAACAGTGTGAACCCTGGACCGATAGCAACGGGTAAGTGCAGACAACACATGTCGTCTTTTGGATTATGTTGAGAAATCGGCTCAGCTAACAAGACGGGGCAGATCAATGGTTCCAGAGCGATGAGCAGTTCCTCAAAGACATGCAGCCTCTGATTGACTCGACTCCCGCAGCAGCCCGGGTTGGAGAGGTGGACGACATCGCGCCATTGGTGGCATTCCTTTGCAGCGACGATGCCAGGTGGACCACAGGATCCGTTCTGTCTGCGAACGGCGGCCTGTATAACTAGATTTTGTCTACCTGCAATTAAGCTACCAAAGTTAAATTCCCCGCTCGTGCTCATTGGTGTTTGGTAACATGACATACTatgtattaaatatatttcgGGCCATTGGGCCAAATACATGAGACATATCTGCACAAGTTTGCTCTTGGTCCGTGTGCGTATCTACTCAGTCATCTTTGCAGGGCTGGGTTGATTGACTCAGTCTCTTGTTACTGCGATCAGCTGTAAGTCTCCCGTACATGGCACAAACACAACCCGGCGGTGCCAAAGCGTAGTATGTAGAATCCATGTGCGTCGGGCAAACCTTCAACCAGACGATTCCTAGTCCACTCAAACGGCCAGTCGGGAAGCCGGGAAGTGATAGCGGTTGTTCAAGGACTCATGTGGTAGGTTGGAATTTGCTGGAAATCTGCGGGCCCGCCACATGGTATATACAAGGGGCCATCTGCGATTGTGCAGTTACAGGACCTTTGATTGGTGCCCGCAATGCCACACGGGTGGCGAAATCAGATAGTATCCGTTAGTTCCACTTCTGGTGACCAACTACGTAGCAATTGGCTACTGAAAGTGGAACCAACGGATACATTCGCAACGTCGCTTTGACCACTAACACGGGAGCTTAGTCCTCAAAAACATGGCTCAACGTTGCCGCATTTTACAAGGAGAGGCCATCTTTTTCAAAAACGAGCGTCTCATCCAGCATGTCTCAAGCAAAGCCATATCGAGAGTTCAAGTTTGTCGAAAGCGGAAGTCGTAAGCGACGCCGGCGAACAAGATCGAAACCCAGTGCGAAGCCTACCTCCCAAGCAGACGCCGAAAATCATGTCGGCTGCAGCGACGCTCTCCAGAGCCCTACGGCGCCTTGTATGACGTACCAACAGGGGCATGCAAAACCCGTAGACATCCCGTCCCCAATGGAACCGAGACCGGACGAAATTAATGTTTCGAGGATCTTATCACCACTGGATGATGCCGTCTTGAGCGGTATCTACCATGCTGTCGACGAGACTTTCGGCGACGACCTGTTTAATCCATTCTTCGACTCAGGTATTAGCCCTACCTCCTCTGGAGATCAGCTTGGCAACTTTCCGTTTTATTTTGGACCCGATATTACGATATGCGAAATAGATGAATCCTCTTTGGCACTAGATACGTCTACAGCACAAAATCGGGAGCCGGCGGATGATCATGAACCATCTGACGTGGCTAAGGAGACTGACTTTGATGTCAATGCATACCAAGCAACTCAAAACATCGATACGTCCTGGATCAATTCCAATATTGGTAGCAACAGCCTCAGTAACACAATTACACATCTACTTACCAGATGTACGACAGtaccaccagcagccattTCCCCATCATTGTATGAGTCTAACATCACATCTCACAGATAATCAAGAATTCTGCGTCATGCCCTTGACCAATGATTTTGAGGCTAATCCATTCCGATTCGATGCTGCGAGGTGTCAAGGCTCTCAATTGCTTTGGCACTCCATTCTGGCCCTGTCATATCGACATCTGAACCGTGAGAGCGGAATTTACTCGGAGGAGGCAAAAACGCACAAAGAAACAGCACTGCAGATGTTGAGAGACGTGGAAAGTGCCACTGAGGATACTAATCTCGAACCCACCCTCCTAGATGCTGTGCTCATTCTCATGACTCTAGATGTGAGTCTCATCATCCTTCTGCGAGTCTTTCTTCCACACTAacagatgacgacgaggacatAGTGCGCAACCTCAGCGCATGGACCGTGGGTGTGGTACCTGCAGCGCGCACATAAGATGATACGTGCCGCAGAGGCATTTAATGACCAAAAGTCTGCCCGAATGCAAGCTGGGATTGAAATGCTCGTCTGGTAAGCCTTGCTCCCGATTATCATCTTAGTTTGGCTTGCTAATCCTATCGCATAGGTGGGACGTCACACTGGCGCTGACTACTCGACAAGGCTGCGTTCTATCAGAGTCAACTATAGTCAACTTATTCAAACCGATCTGCAGCGCGAAACCAACATTCTACAGCGTGTCTGGCTGCCCCGAGGCCTTGTTCAAACAGATGGTTCGATTAGGCTCGTATGCGAGAGAGTTTGAACTTGCATCGACCATGGTTTGCGTCAATTTTGACATGAACCCCGTTTTGGAGGTGGAAGCGGCCATTAGGGAATGGAAAGATCAGACATACGGAGACATTTACGAACTATGTTCATCCAAGGGATTACCAGAAGGATACAGCTGGGCAAACATGATGCACCACGAAGACCTCCATCACTGCGCCGAAGCCTGGCGGTATGCCCTGCTCTTGTACATTAACAGGGTCTTCAAATGGCAACGGGACATGCCGCCGTCTCCATCCCTCTCCTTTTTGGCTCGGAAAGCGCTCAATCACGTCACATCGTGTAGACGGGATTCAATGGTCCAGAAACAACTTCTACTTCCAGTATTCCTAGCTGGCTGCGAGACCACAGATGAACATTTACgccaagaagcaaaacagTACTGCACTTGGTGGAGCAACAAAACCCGTTACGACATGTTTTCTACCACAACTGAGCTGCTTGAGGAGGTCTGGGCCGACCGTAGTGAAACTGCTTGGTGGGGCTCTCTCATAGATGAAAAGAGTCGTTCGGGCAGTAAGCTATCCAAGGGCCGTCAATATTTATTTGGTTGAGATCAGTTGGCGGCAGCACCTTTGATAGTATACCAAATTGACGGTGCGGAAGGTCCATGTAAGAAGCGGCTGTTACTGTAGCGGAAAGAAATAAGCGCGTGATACAGAGTACTCGGCTAGATCGCTTTATGGCAAAGGCCCTTGAGCATGAAATACATGCGGAATGTATTACAGATCTTATATTCTCTTTGAAAAGATCCGAATACAGGACCGCACGATCAAGAGCACGGGAAATCGTGTCTGAACCTTGAGGGATGAGACAAGTTGAAGTTAACAAGCGCTAAATTTTGAAATGCTAGATTTGGAGTCTTAGGATGCCAAATATTGAAGATATCACACTCAAGAGAAGTGCTTGACAGGATCCTGTATATTCCAATGGGTATAGTCTCAGGTGACAGAACACTGTGCTACTGCCACACTAAACTTATGATGAAacgaggaaaaaataaaagaacatacaacagccggtgttcgctgaaggtcacccactcaactactaatctACCTTTCACTAGCTTGACTCTGGGAGAGCGGACGGgattctatatatttaatagatatagttatatatgaTAAAGCATTGTGCtactaataattataagataactataataactttataataaaaataatataaaaatataacatATATAACAGCCGGTGTTTACTAATGGTTATCTATATAACTACTAATCTGCTGGTTAGTGGCTTATTTATAGGGGAGTAGATAGAACTTTaaattctccactacctatagttatatatgCTTGAAGATTATATTCATTTGCTTGTATACTTCTAATATATGTAAAGAAAACTGCTATATGACGTAATTGGCTATAACACCTCTACACTAAATTACTAACGGCAGCTAATTTTACCTATAAAAGCAtctgtttttttaatagcttgaggagtatggagtataaggtaaaaaaaaaatattaattataagagCATAATCCCCAGTAGGAGCGCAATATATTAATCatcttataataaaggaatAGAAACACACTCCTTTAATACGtgattcttttattttactatgcAAAGATATAAAGCTCCTTAATATCAGGTTCCCTTATTTAGCTTAGcggtttattttatagaaaGATATGTGCTGGTTTTGCTTATATTAAATCCTCCTGGAGGCGCCTATTACTGCATTGCCAAGTTGTTAAGCTTATAAGATTACGCAGTATGCTCGTCAGTCTCAGTTTCCTCAGCCTCGCTAGTCTTTGTCGTCGAGAGTACGAATTCTTCCTTGTCAATATGGCGGAAGACAAACCACTAAAATAAAGTCAGCATTTGTCTGATTTAACACGAGGGGGTTCCAACACATACAAAGCCAACTGTAACAACTGCGCCTAAGATAGCAGGGCCACCGAAATCCCAGACAAGGTAAGGATCTACAATCGCAGCTGTGGTAGCCAGGTTGATGATGTATGCAAAGCCAGTGTTGAAGAGGTTGATGGCTGACACCAAGCCTCTCATGTTAGCCGGAGCACGAGAATAAGCGATACCGTAGGCTAAATGTATACAGATGCATTAGTAACCATAAGGACATGACATATTAAGTTTTGAACGTACCCGGAACGTTAATGAACAGCTCGGAAAATCCACCGAGAGCGTATGGGATAGCCTCCCACCACAGAGAGATGGGTGAGACCAATCCATTATCCACACACCTCGGGTCGGAAGAGCCATACCAACCGCAGGGCGAGGTCTGGTAGGCTTTGTAAGTTAGCACAGCATAGCCAATGCCGGCAAGTGTACTGAGGAAGAAGCCAGTCGTGATACGAGCAACAGGGCCATAATGAATTTTAGACTTGCGCAAAAAGGGGTACAGTCCGTACTGTAAGGATCTGGTTAGCAGATTCCTCATTTACAAATGCAAAAGCCAAACGAAACCGCAGCCTTGACACGGAGTAACTAACATTGAGGATTGGCCCTAGTACAATAATACTAAGGGAGTTGAAGTTGCCAATGACATCGTTAGGGACACCGTTGCCTGTGAGCATAGTGCCCAAAAAGTTTGCTGCGCTTCCGATACTACATCCCCCAGGTTAGCACAGTCAGGGTGATAAGTAGAAACTAGGCAACCGTACCCGTTGTCATTCCAGAATTGAACAGGGAAAAAGCAGAACATTCCCGTTGCCTGCATAGTTCGCTGTACGTCTACAACGAATTGATCACTGTAGTGGGTTTCGACGGACAATCCCTTCTCAACTCTAACAGACGGTATGGCGTTGTCCCACCATCCCTTACGACCAATTCTGAATATGCCGCCATTCGCCAGACAGTGACCGATGACTCGGAAAACATTTGGTAGATCAGAGCCGCCAGGCTTGTGCAAAACGAGACGGGGTTTGAGCCAGATAAGGAGAAGGGGCAGGGGAAGATAAAGGATGAGAGGGAGCAAGAAAGCCAACCACCAGCCTACGTATCTTGCCGAGTACGATGTCGCTGTGGACATGAAACCGCCAATGTTGATGAGAAGATAGAACCACAACATGACTCTCTCAGCGCTGTGTTCAGGGTCTTCGATTACTCGTTCACCAGATTTGAGAGTCTTGACTTTTGGTACATGCGATTTCATCTGGTCCAGCAGGAGGGGTGTGACATTTGGTTTAAACATGGCTGTGAGGAAAAGAGTTAACCAGGTGCCGCAATCAGAACGGGTTCAAGTACTCGGGCTGCAACGTACCGGCTCCAATAGCGAGGATGTACACGCCAACAAAGAAGGGAATCTTGGCAGTTCCATTGTCGATCAGTGTCTTGGCACCACCTGCGACAATAAGGACATGACCGACGCCACAAATGATGACACCCCAGAAAATCATTGGGAAGCGACCGAATCTCGTGTCGGCAAGATAACCGACAACAAGGGGAAGGCAGTAAGCCAACAAGCTGAAAGACTGTGAAGTAGCATTCTGTGTTGATACAAATTAGCATGCGACACACACAACAAAGGCTCAAAGTTAACGGGAGAGGAGCAAGGTCTTACGGCTATTTGCTCGCCCAGACCCAAGGCGCCTTGAGTAGCCTGACTTCCAGGTGCAGGGGAACCATAACCATTGCCACCCTTGGGCAGAGGTCGGTTGATGTAGTTTGTCCAAATCTGGGCGCACCCTAAGGAAAGCACAAGTATTAATGCTCCATCCATACCAAGTGACGCCGTTAAATCCGACTAGTAGGCAAGCGTACCATAGTAAGAGGCTCTCTCGCAGAACTCAACAGCACAGAGGAGGTAAGCGACTGTTGGAATCTTGCCAGGGACACGGCGCAGAGTAGC
The Trichoderma asperellum chromosome 7, complete sequence DNA segment above includes these coding regions:
- a CDS encoding uncharacterized protein (EggNog:ENOG41), with protein sequence MTGKTVDGYSWEQTTGVVSGLETDAVVRPPQSPSIRDKVYDAVVIGAGYAGLAAARDLALSGRSVLLLEARDRIGGRTYTVNKDGFLYEMGGTWVTHHMGYLFREMVRYGMDRDLITTGSPDMHKGYYTMDVPGAKPRKLSHEEAGAMQAKAWDIFVNVDGQYGRTLCPLPHAQLNNVIVGRKTVEKWDQLSCQDRFEQIQHLLTAEEQGLLVSLLLHISGGDMKNSSLWDMIRSHALLMHSSDNFTDVWLRYKLRSGQTELAKRMFEDARARGADYSFSTPVKSILQGKTKDDLVTVTALSGQTFRARRVVSTIPLNVLKDIRFFPPLSKKRQEAINIGHVNQMTKIHADVTNPELERWNGMRFPGLLMYGYGDGRLPNGRVHLVAFGADERETFVPEKNPELVVESFNKLHPMDIKRLIFHNWSTDPYSQGGPAWWQPGYMSKYQDELQSRHGNVFFASADWAHGWRAAIDGALEQGSLSAQSIDHELAPGRSTAVESKL
- a CDS encoding uncharacterized protein (EggNog:ENOG41), whose protein sequence is MSQAKPYREFKFVESGSRKRRRRTRSKPSAKPTSQADAENHVGCSDALQSPTAPCMTYQQGHAKPVDIPSPMEPRPDEINVSRILSPLDDAVLSGIYHAVDETFGDDLFNPFFDSGISPTSSGDQLGNFPFYFGPDITICEIDESSLALDTSTAQNREPADDHEPSDVAKETDFDVNAYQATQNIDTSWINSNIGSNSLSNTITHLLTRYNQEFCVMPLTNDFEANPFRFDAARCQGSQLLWHSILALSYRHLNRESGIYSEEAKTHKETALQMLRDVESATEDTNLEPTLLDAVLILMTLDCATSAHGPWVWYLQRAHKMIRAAEAFNDQKSARMQAGIEMLVWWDVTLALTTRQGCVLSESTIVNLFKPICSAKPTFYSVSGCPEALFKQMVRLGSYAREFELASTMVCVNFDMNPVLEVEAAIREWKDQTYGDIYELCSSKGLPEGYSWANMMHHEDLHHCAEAWRYALLLYINRVFKWQRDMPPSPSLSFLARKALNHVTSCRRDSMVQKQLLLPVFLAGCETTDEHLRQEAKQYCTWWSNKTRYDMFSTTTELLEEVWADRSETAWWGSLIDEKSRSGSKLSKGRQYLFG
- a CDS encoding uncharacterized protein (TransMembrane:9 (o126-142i149-170o182-202i239-258o264-285i428-448o483-503i515-538o544-565i)), whose translation is MAEVAKHETAVIVPSEKEAFEDSPADFSHGQSVAILNQDYEGKPTDEEFATLRRVPGKIPTVAYLLCAVEFCERASYYGCAQIWTNYINRPLPKGGNGYGSPAPGSQATQGALGLGEQIANATSQSFSLLAYCLPLVVGYLADTRFGRFPMIFWGVIICGVGHVLIVAGGAKTLIDNGTAKIPFFVGVYILAIGAAMFKPNVTPLLLDQMKSHVPKVKTLKSGERVIEDPEHSAERVMLWFYLLINIGGFMSTATSYSARYVGWWLAFLLPLILYLPLPLLLIWLKPRLVLHKPGGSDLPNVFRVIGHCLANGGIFRIGRKGWWDNAIPSVRVEKGLSVETHYSDQFVVDVQRTMQATGMFCFFPVQFWNDNGIGSAANFLGTMLTGNGVPNDVIGNFNSLSIIVLGPILNYGLYPFLRKSKIHYGPVARITTGFFLSTLAGIGYAVLTYKAYQTSPCGWYGSSDPRCVDNGLVSPISLWWEAIPYALGGFSELFINVPAYGIAYSRAPANMRGLVSAINLFNTGFAYIINLATTAAIVDPYLVWDFGGPAILGAVVTVGFWFVFRHIDKEEFVLSTTKTSEAEETETDEHTA
- a CDS encoding uncharacterized protein (EggNog:ENOG41), whose translation is MRDFKGLDLSGKVAIVTGASRGLGAGIATLLGRRGANVVVNYVSPGSKERAEKVASEIEANGTKAIVCQADMSKLDQIPRIVDAALKISPSGKIDILIHNAAQGSEANLVDTTEEFYTRHFDANVKGPIFLTKAVEPHIARGGRIVFISSAGARLGVAGQTVYAATKAANEALARVWAKELGQSHGITVNSVNPGPIATDQWFQSDEQFLKDMQPLIDSTPAAARVGEVDDIAPLVAFLCSDDARWTTGSVLSANGGLYN